In Natrinema sp. HArc-T2, a genomic segment contains:
- a CDS encoding restriction endonuclease → MAERAFMVRAGNDNELVGEFESRSLVAIGWEELGDVSDVRSYEEMKARFNSTDEYSEHNSRRIAQNAGQVNRFALEMKEEHLVLSYDKTEREYLIGEVTSGYEWKPGDHPPGYPHVRRVEWKDTVSRDEFTTSTKNTLGSTLTVFSLDDCVDEITGVLSGETPDESEDEEDTVPFVDEVENQADELISDILANMDPFVFEGLVAAVLRAMGYHAKKTRDSQDRGIDVVAHPDSLGFEEPYIKVQVKRQQSKVGSPDMRAFTGALGNGERGLFVSTGGYTSEAQDAARNAEQRVTLIDRDEFIDLLIQHYDDLESKYQATVPLKQVYIPSQDPPLEE, encoded by the coding sequence ATGGCTGAGCGAGCGTTCATGGTTCGCGCCGGGAATGACAACGAGTTAGTCGGGGAATTCGAGTCTCGTTCTCTGGTCGCTATCGGATGGGAGGAGTTGGGGGATGTTTCTGATGTCCGGTCATACGAGGAGATGAAAGCCCGGTTCAACTCGACTGACGAGTATTCCGAGCACAATAGTCGACGTATCGCCCAGAACGCTGGGCAGGTGAACCGGTTCGCGCTTGAGATGAAGGAGGAGCATCTGGTTCTGAGTTACGACAAGACGGAGCGCGAGTATCTCATCGGAGAGGTCACGAGCGGGTACGAGTGGAAACCAGGCGACCACCCACCGGGATATCCACACGTCAGGCGTGTCGAATGGAAGGACACCGTTTCGCGCGACGAGTTCACGACCTCAACGAAGAACACGCTCGGAAGCACGCTCACGGTGTTCTCGCTTGACGACTGCGTTGATGAAATCACGGGCGTTCTAAGTGGAGAGACACCTGATGAGAGCGAGGACGAGGAGGACACCGTACCATTCGTCGACGAGGTGGAGAATCAGGCAGATGAACTCATCTCCGACATTCTGGCGAACATGGACCCGTTCGTCTTCGAGGGACTGGTCGCCGCAGTCTTGCGAGCGATGGGGTACCACGCGAAAAAGACGCGAGACAGTCAGGACCGCGGTATCGACGTAGTCGCTCACCCCGACTCGTTGGGATTCGAAGAACCATATATCAAGGTTCAGGTCAAACGCCAACAGTCGAAGGTCGGTTCCCCGGACATGCGAGCGTTCACAGGAGCCCTTGGGAATGGTGAGCGGGGACTGTTCGTCTCGACTGGGGGATACACGAGTGAGGCGCAGGATGCTGCACGGAACGCTGAACAGCGGGTCACGCTCATTGACCGGGATGAGTTCATTGATCTCCTGATCCAGCACTACGACGACCTCGAATCCAAATATCAGGCGACAGTCCCGTTGAAGCAGGTCTATATCCCCTCACAGGACCCGCCATTAGAAGAATGA
- a CDS encoding tyrosine-type recombinase/integrase — protein sequence MSSERIRWSHKSPDELRSFWNKQIEPDLRRAGVDLSERPSYSDLLEAGYGGLQDALREQHDMTLTEFLRSVGYFEDDSEGYQWGIDDETSIDELESYIRTLSRRRNLADSTVETKRSRLATYARLYRDVHGSADLADRLDDLEHRADEIEHVLAVFDELDLDLNSEASKLRYLGDVSQFYEHLQRRGKAAYNPAETIDMEYGWERSEPDNPTLSSTQVRRLYDVVESPDEELLVLALCGWGLRRNEVASLHVSQFVLEGDDPHIYFEERKNGPGTVALLYGRETLADRTDALGSANREWSGHLFPSKRADSGHVVGETIQARFQRVAERAEVRVRGETPTSKMGRRFWYTAYANAQKQLLENLDAIAADQGSSDASVVLKNYLSETERRQYRREYMRDRLAEAFDSK from the coding sequence ATGAGTAGCGAACGAATCCGCTGGTCGCACAAATCCCCCGACGAACTCCGCTCGTTTTGGAACAAGCAAATCGAACCCGACCTCCGACGGGCCGGCGTCGATCTTTCCGAGCGACCCTCGTACAGTGACCTCCTCGAGGCGGGCTACGGCGGCCTCCAAGACGCCCTGCGCGAACAACACGACATGACGCTTACGGAGTTCCTTCGCTCCGTCGGCTACTTCGAGGACGACAGCGAGGGCTACCAGTGGGGTATCGACGATGAGACGTCTATCGACGAACTCGAGTCGTATATCCGCACGCTGTCTCGGCGACGCAATCTCGCGGACAGCACAGTCGAGACGAAACGCTCGCGGCTTGCCACCTATGCGCGCCTGTATCGAGACGTGCATGGCAGCGCCGATCTTGCCGATCGCCTTGACGACCTCGAGCACCGAGCCGATGAAATCGAACACGTGCTTGCAGTCTTTGACGAGCTAGATCTGGACTTAAACAGCGAGGCGTCGAAGCTCCGCTATCTCGGGGACGTCTCGCAGTTCTACGAACATCTCCAGCGCCGTGGGAAAGCCGCGTACAATCCTGCCGAGACCATCGACATGGAGTATGGGTGGGAACGATCAGAACCCGACAACCCCACGCTGTCGAGTACGCAGGTACGGCGGCTGTACGACGTCGTCGAGAGTCCCGACGAGGAACTGTTGGTACTGGCCCTCTGTGGGTGGGGCTTGCGTCGCAACGAAGTTGCATCGTTGCACGTCTCCCAGTTCGTCCTCGAGGGTGACGATCCACACATCTATTTCGAGGAACGTAAGAACGGACCCGGGACAGTCGCGTTGCTCTACGGGCGTGAGACGCTGGCCGATCGAACCGATGCGCTTGGCAGCGCCAACCGTGAATGGTCGGGCCACTTGTTCCCCTCGAAGCGGGCCGACAGCGGTCACGTCGTCGGTGAGACAATACAGGCACGCTTTCAGCGCGTCGCCGAGCGAGCAGAGGTTCGGGTGCGTGGCGAGACGCCAACCTCGAAAATGGGCCGGCGGTTCTGGTATACGGCGTATGCGAATGCCCAAAAGCAGTTGCTCGAGAATCTCGACGCGATCGCAGCGGATCAGGGCAGCTCGGACGCGAGTGTCGTACTGAAAAACTATCTCTCGGAGACCGAACGGCGACAGTATCGCCGTGAGTACATGCGTGATCGGCTTGCGGAAGCATTCGATTCAAAATAG
- a CDS encoding DUF2254 family protein yields MRNETFYKLRYPLVLALLIPPVYAYYLNMDLSAVGTSIFSTLAGIQASIFAIVFSVVILGVQLSTSQYSPRLPDLFRSDTIYLRTVGVFAVSIGISLLGLFAYGYVDDFWIELWMYFSGLLAIVSFVSLFDFVDRTLEQSTPEGILDRLEDDLTASQIIDQAEASSDDHCEPDPFLVVLSVINSQINERDAAAVYLGLDIISRRVSELLAECSVEMLEEAAPVGDSLEDLCTNRLTSTGETAVATELEEGATEVVSSLETIGQAGVDESLDRPVLLPVRGLSDLVLDLDYDGIDERVRGEAIESSKDVLQNAAEAGLWKGTGKATRYLGWQLANSVHVRDENQNYDRRYTSAVINYFPGTLRELVDSTADAIDDDTTNWSSPYPGRAHDSYSEARALQAVYISVAELTGAFLRYELKTGVNFPDWGHVGYGWVKAISELSDSGLNSFKQLWIGTTLYLEYLSNETPDGVMEEFNPVLRREVSDDEIISVIEQLLAEEIDPTQWLNFRQTVDPVEMPQTGYQYTFNTDTDKSFEDWLSHRQDVLAAGIGGGFVGQSEFAEMLQEEAESAEQDTAEDEDSE; encoded by the coding sequence ATGCGTAACGAGACGTTCTATAAACTCCGCTATCCCCTCGTCTTGGCGCTACTGATCCCGCCTGTCTATGCGTACTATTTGAATATGGATCTCTCAGCCGTCGGGACGTCGATCTTCTCTACCTTGGCAGGGATTCAGGCCTCGATCTTCGCGATCGTCTTTTCGGTGGTGATCTTAGGCGTTCAGCTGTCTACCTCACAGTATTCTCCCCGCCTCCCCGACCTCTTCCGTTCGGACACGATTTATCTGCGAACAGTCGGGGTATTCGCTGTCTCGATCGGCATCAGTCTCTTGGGATTGTTCGCTTACGGGTATGTAGACGACTTCTGGATAGAGCTGTGGATGTATTTTTCCGGACTTCTGGCGATTGTCTCGTTTGTTTCACTCTTCGACTTTGTCGACCGCACCCTGGAACAGAGTACTCCTGAGGGAATTCTAGATCGACTGGAGGACGATTTGACTGCTTCTCAGATTATCGATCAAGCAGAGGCGTCAAGTGATGATCATTGTGAACCGGATCCGTTCCTTGTTGTATTGTCCGTCATCAATTCACAGATCAATGAACGAGATGCTGCCGCCGTCTATCTTGGGTTAGATATCATCAGCCGACGGGTGAGCGAACTCTTAGCGGAGTGTTCTGTAGAGATGCTTGAGGAGGCCGCACCTGTCGGCGACTCATTAGAGGACCTCTGTACGAATCGACTCACGAGTACCGGTGAGACCGCTGTTGCGACGGAATTAGAGGAGGGCGCGACCGAGGTAGTGAGTTCCCTGGAGACAATCGGGCAGGCTGGTGTTGACGAATCGCTGGATCGACCCGTTCTCCTCCCTGTGCGAGGGCTCTCGGATCTCGTTCTCGATTTGGATTATGACGGTATCGATGAACGAGTGCGGGGAGAGGCGATCGAGTCATCGAAGGATGTGTTACAAAACGCTGCTGAGGCTGGTCTGTGGAAGGGGACAGGTAAGGCGACGCGCTACTTGGGATGGCAGCTGGCGAACTCGGTTCACGTCCGAGACGAGAATCAAAACTACGATCGAAGGTACACAAGCGCGGTCATCAACTACTTCCCCGGAACTTTGCGGGAACTCGTGGACTCGACAGCTGATGCGATTGATGACGACACTACAAACTGGAGTTCACCTTATCCAGGACGTGCCCACGATTCGTATTCGGAAGCTCGCGCTCTCCAAGCGGTCTATATTTCCGTTGCCGAGCTCACAGGTGCATTTCTCCGCTATGAATTGAAAACTGGTGTGAATTTCCCCGACTGGGGGCATGTCGGCTACGGCTGGGTGAAAGCTATCTCGGAGCTTTCTGATAGTGGATTAAACTCATTCAAACAGCTGTGGATCGGTACCACTCTCTATCTCGAGTACCTGTCGAACGAAACTCCAGACGGCGTCATGGAGGAGTTTAATCCGGTGTTGCGTCGTGAGGTCTCGGACGACGAGATCATCTCCGTGATTGAACAACTCTTAGCAGAGGAGATAGACCCGACCCAGTGGCTGAATTTCAGACAGACGGTTGACCCGGTTGAGATGCCCCAGACTGGGTATCAATACACATTCAATACCGATACAGATAAGTCGTTCGAGGATTGGCTCAGTCATCGGCAGGATGTCTTAGCAGCCGGTATCGGTGGTGGATTTGTCGGTCAATCTGAGTTCGCGGAGATGCTCCAAGAGGAAGCCGAATCGGCTGAGCAGGATACAGCCGAGGACGAAGATTCAGAATAA
- a CDS encoding IS6 family transposase, translating into MLFEELQVDVTGSSDVEFLDSDRTRTPAWLIRPACAAHAGAASLAECRDLCEWFGVERRRATIQHWYQAYADYYEQDFTAQPDRVAVDEKQIQLGNEEKAWLYAAIDVDSKVVLHARLSKHRGRDPAEQFLEELKEKHRVADAVFLVDGMGYLTALARTNLSGNLNYTDRNIVEKLFQTYTMRIERFHETWNGSQASAERWLTAYTAYYNHHRSHQALDNQQPVEALKQEGSI; encoded by the coding sequence ATGCTGTTCGAAGAACTCCAAGTCGATGTAACGGGTTCTTCTGATGTGGAATTTTTGGATAGTGATCGGACGCGCACGCCAGCCTGGCTGATCAGGCCGGCGTGCGCTGCCCATGCTGGAGCAGCCTCGTTAGCGGAGTGTCGAGACCTCTGTGAGTGGTTCGGCGTCGAACGACGCCGAGCCACGATTCAGCACTGGTACCAAGCCTACGCTGATTATTACGAGCAAGACTTCACAGCACAGCCAGACCGTGTCGCGGTCGATGAGAAACAGATTCAACTCGGGAACGAAGAGAAAGCGTGGCTCTACGCTGCGATTGATGTCGATTCGAAAGTCGTACTCCATGCACGACTTTCGAAGCACAGGGGCCGAGATCCCGCTGAACAGTTCTTAGAGGAACTGAAAGAGAAACACCGCGTCGCAGACGCGGTGTTTCTCGTTGATGGCATGGGCTACCTGACTGCACTTGCCCGAACTAATCTCAGCGGCAATCTCAACTATACTGACCGCAACATCGTTGAAAAGCTCTTTCAGACCTATACGATGCGAATCGAGCGGTTCCACGAAACATGGAACGGCAGTCAGGCCAGCGCCGAGCGCTGGCTGACTGCCTACACAGCCTACTACAATCACCACCGCAGTCATCAAGCACTCGACAATCAGCAGCCAGTTGAAGCACTCAAACAGGAGGGTTCAATCTAG
- a CDS encoding ParA family protein has protein sequence MLTYATYSEAGGVGKTTLAASLADEHTRVGRNVLTVDLDPQYGSLTHLLGVDAPRDDGDADNLARHLIDRPKGDFNELILETDFGFDVVPSHNMMERLGDLLTRAEQMAADLDEDFDPTDQLRRALLEAGVPSEYDTIIIDPPATAGPHLYNAVNATRSLVIPIEPTGKGMQSIYGLEELVDGLEGTISNGDEQVEIGVLAGVPNGIGRTSDQQEYLEEIRNRGYPAPVAIRTRESLFQGCWKEQCTPRYYVEHHRGRKRDHEMETLEKLEQLAAEITEVGER, from the coding sequence ATGCTTACTTATGCCACGTATTCGGAGGCTGGCGGCGTTGGAAAGACAACACTTGCTGCATCACTCGCTGACGAACACACCCGCGTCGGTCGCAACGTCCTAACAGTCGACCTTGATCCACAGTACGGATCGCTGACTCACTTACTCGGCGTCGATGCCCCACGCGACGATGGCGACGCAGACAACTTGGCTCGCCATTTGATCGACCGGCCGAAAGGAGACTTCAACGAACTCATCCTCGAGACTGATTTCGGGTTCGATGTCGTCCCAAGCCACAACATGATGGAGCGACTCGGTGATCTCCTGACTCGAGCCGAGCAGATGGCCGCCGATCTCGACGAAGACTTTGATCCAACCGACCAGTTGCGACGTGCGCTCCTCGAAGCTGGCGTCCCCAGCGAGTATGACACAATCATCATCGATCCGCCAGCAACTGCGGGACCTCACCTCTACAACGCAGTGAACGCGACGCGATCGCTAGTGATCCCGATCGAACCGACGGGGAAAGGGATGCAAAGTATCTACGGCCTCGAAGAGCTCGTCGACGGCCTTGAAGGCACCATCTCGAACGGCGATGAGCAGGTCGAGATCGGAGTCCTCGCGGGAGTCCCGAACGGCATCGGTCGAACAAGTGACCAACAGGAGTACCTCGAGGAAATCCGTAACCGCGGCTATCCAGCACCGGTCGCGATTCGTACTCGGGAGTCGCTATTCCAAGGCTGCTGGAAAGAGCAGTGTACTCCTCGCTACTACGTTGAGCACCACCGTGGTCGGAAACGCGACCATGAGATGGAGACGCTCGAGAAGTTAGAGCAACTGGCTGCAGAGATCACAGAGGTCGGTGAACGATGA
- a CDS encoding DUF6788 family protein — protein MPTRPDAPDSLPQYLAEGVPKQDDESLQALQDWINELLAYRRDIATEDIDAGEDESIETVKESSEGTVVIKKVSCGKDNCKCQRGKLHGPYKYVVSRKGGSLKWDYRGPISE, from the coding sequence ATGCCAACTCGTCCTGATGCTCCCGATTCCCTTCCACAGTACCTCGCCGAGGGTGTCCCAAAGCAAGACGACGAGAGTTTGCAGGCTCTCCAAGACTGGATCAACGAACTGCTCGCATATCGACGGGACATCGCCACCGAGGACATTGACGCTGGAGAGGACGAGTCAATCGAAACCGTCAAAGAATCGAGCGAAGGGACCGTAGTGATCAAGAAGGTAAGTTGTGGCAAAGACAACTGCAAATGTCAGCGTGGCAAACTGCATGGTCCGTACAAGTACGTTGTCAGTCGTAAGGGTGGTAGCCTCAAGTGGGATTACAGAGGTCCAATATCCGAATGA
- a CDS encoding orc1/cdc6 family replication initiation protein: MGMFQRDRQVFADAEPLDDSYEPEDIRERDEELEKYQRALQPIIDNRPTSNIFLYGKTGTGKTVATKFMLSHLENDAAEYDDVDLSTVWVSCENLSSSYQVAVALVNELRTSQNRDRISTTGYSQQRVFDILYEELDALGGTVVIVLDEIDNIGNSDDILYGLPRARSNGYVGNVRPVIVGISNDFQFRDNLSPKVKDTLAEKEILFPPYDANQLRSILEPRAEKAFYDDILDGDVVPLCAAFAAQDTGSARQAIRLLREAGELAQAEDADIVTEEHVRDAQDELEKNQLYEGMQELTTQGHAVLCALAYRQALNEVPVRSRDLYERYVKICDRLDADSVSERRVRDHLSDMNMLGLINVYERNEGLSAGRYHEYELDVPLNAVLEVLLSTNRFEEVADIIQSMANDNNLLQSDISDY; this comes from the coding sequence ATGGGGATGTTCCAGCGAGATCGTCAAGTGTTCGCGGATGCCGAACCGCTTGACGACTCGTATGAGCCTGAGGATATCCGTGAACGAGACGAGGAACTCGAGAAATACCAACGAGCTCTCCAACCGATCATCGATAACCGTCCGACATCGAACATCTTCCTGTACGGAAAGACGGGAACGGGAAAAACCGTCGCGACGAAATTTATGCTATCGCACTTGGAGAACGATGCTGCCGAGTACGATGATGTTGATCTCTCAACCGTCTGGGTCAGCTGTGAGAACCTGTCCTCGTCTTACCAGGTCGCAGTCGCACTCGTAAACGAGCTTCGTACAAGCCAGAACAGAGACCGCATCAGTACTACCGGCTATTCCCAGCAACGTGTCTTTGATATCCTCTACGAAGAACTCGATGCACTCGGTGGTACCGTTGTCATTGTCCTCGACGAGATCGACAACATTGGAAACTCCGATGATATACTCTATGGACTTCCTCGAGCGCGGTCGAACGGTTATGTCGGCAACGTTCGCCCTGTGATCGTCGGTATCAGCAATGACTTCCAGTTCCGGGATAATCTCTCGCCGAAGGTCAAGGACACACTCGCTGAAAAGGAAATCCTCTTTCCGCCATACGACGCGAACCAGTTGCGCTCGATTCTCGAACCACGCGCTGAAAAAGCGTTCTATGATGACATCCTCGATGGAGACGTGGTTCCGCTTTGTGCAGCCTTTGCCGCTCAGGACACTGGATCGGCCCGACAGGCGATCCGTCTGCTTCGTGAAGCTGGAGAACTGGCTCAGGCTGAAGATGCCGATATCGTGACCGAGGAGCACGTCCGGGATGCTCAAGACGAACTCGAGAAGAACCAACTCTATGAAGGGATGCAAGAACTCACGACACAGGGGCATGCAGTCCTCTGTGCACTCGCTTATCGCCAGGCGCTCAACGAAGTTCCTGTCCGATCTCGCGATCTTTACGAACGGTATGTGAAGATCTGTGATAGACTTGATGCTGATAGTGTGAGCGAACGGCGTGTTCGCGATCACCTTTCAGATATGAATATGCTTGGCCTCATCAACGTCTATGAACGGAACGAAGGGCTCTCAGCCGGTCGTTATCACGAGTATGAGCTTGATGTCCCGTTAAACGCAGTTCTCGAGGTTCTTCTCTCGACGAACCGGTTTGAAGAGGTGGCAGACATCATTCAGTCGATGGCTAATGACAACAATCTTCTTCAGTCAGATATCTCTGATTATTGA
- a CDS encoding succinylglutamate desuccinylase/aspartoacylase family protein: protein MQQTSMQVRETATKPAEFSIVVCLHGDETGPKAGVERLWEKEGINDLPLKYIVANERAIDKDVRYIENDLNRAFPGGDESSYESQLAQKILNEVRGTKVIDLHTTHSGQEPFAVIGQVNSTVKTLASATGLDKVVDQSIYASGGLVQHVDGISVECGQVNDEDASDNAYEITKQILTNFDIFSGDTTTSNPTVYQVYDSIPRPTCGEIEIIAENFTRLEPGDGIYRHDGEQFSSNEVFWPVLLAKEGYDDILGYKAKQRGSLSDY, encoded by the coding sequence ATGCAGCAGACGAGTATGCAAGTGAGAGAGACTGCTACCAAACCAGCGGAATTCTCAATTGTAGTTTGTCTTCATGGAGACGAGACAGGCCCAAAAGCAGGCGTTGAGAGATTATGGGAAAAAGAAGGAATAAATGATCTTCCGCTTAAATATATAGTTGCTAATGAAAGAGCAATTGATAAAGACGTAAGATATATTGAAAACGACCTAAATAGGGCATTCCCAGGCGGAGATGAAAGTTCATACGAATCTCAATTAGCACAAAAGATATTAAATGAAGTTCGCGGGACTAAAGTGATCGATCTACATACGACTCATTCTGGCCAAGAACCATTTGCTGTTATTGGTCAAGTAAATTCCACTGTTAAAACATTAGCCTCAGCGACAGGATTAGATAAGGTTGTAGACCAAAGTATCTATGCATCAGGTGGATTGGTCCAGCACGTAGACGGGATCTCGGTTGAGTGTGGACAAGTAAACGACGAGGATGCATCTGATAATGCCTATGAAATCACTAAACAAATATTGACTAATTTTGATATATTTTCGGGAGACACTACAACTTCGAATCCAACAGTATATCAAGTATATGACTCTATCCCTCGACCAACTTGTGGTGAAATAGAGATCATTGCTGAGAATTTTACAAGGTTAGAGCCCGGTGATGGTATTTACAGGCATGATGGTGAACAATTCTCCTCTAATGAGGTATTTTGGCCCGTTTTACTCGCGAAAGAGGGATATGATGATATTCTTGGATACAAGGCCAAACAGAGGGGATCACTTTCAGATTACTGA
- a CDS encoding 2Fe-2S iron-sulfur cluster-binding protein encodes MPTIEFEGDTIEANTGDNLRQTLLDAELTPHNGKAQYTNCRGNGICGTCAVEIVEGKVADPAEKELRRLKLPPHSPDSGLRLACQIPIKDDLVVQKHPGYWGQKIEHDDI; translated from the coding sequence ATGCCCACAATTGAATTCGAGGGTGACACGATCGAGGCCAACACCGGCGACAACCTCCGTCAAACACTCCTCGATGCCGAGCTCACCCCTCACAACGGGAAAGCACAATACACGAACTGCCGCGGCAACGGGATCTGTGGAACGTGTGCTGTCGAAATTGTAGAGGGCAAGGTCGCTGATCCCGCGGAGAAAGAACTCCGTCGTCTCAAACTCCCACCTCACAGTCCCGACTCCGGACTCCGGTTAGCGTGTCAAATCCCGATCAAGGATGACCTCGTCGTCCAGAAACACCCAGGCTACTGGGGCCAGAAAATCGAACACGATGATATATGA
- a CDS encoding queuosine precursor transporter, with the protein MQTEGTRAIFTAIFAGSIVLANILAAKLTWVELPVIGGVAVPAGFVAFGVAYLASDLLVEYHGREYAASVVNGTVITLVVAYTLVFVAIWMPTAPFYDGQTAFVATLGDSASIILASVVALAIAQHLDVRLFSNLKSRTGGRHRWIRNCGSTAVSQGVDTVVFIALGFAIFPALGLGGEPTWGWALLSIIVGQYLVKLLVALLDTVPFYAVTEVVEQKA; encoded by the coding sequence ATGCAAACTGAGGGCACGCGAGCGATTTTCACCGCTATTTTCGCGGGCTCGATCGTCCTCGCCAATATACTAGCAGCGAAACTGACATGGGTCGAATTGCCTGTGATCGGTGGCGTCGCGGTCCCAGCAGGGTTCGTCGCGTTTGGTGTCGCCTATCTAGCGTCAGACTTGCTTGTCGAGTACCACGGACGCGAGTACGCGGCGTCGGTCGTCAACGGGACTGTTATCACGCTCGTTGTAGCGTATACGCTGGTCTTCGTCGCAATTTGGATGCCGACAGCACCGTTCTACGATGGACAAACGGCATTTGTGGCGACGCTTGGTGACTCGGCATCGATCATCCTAGCGTCCGTTGTAGCGTTAGCAATTGCTCAGCACCTGGATGTCCGACTGTTCTCGAATCTCAAGTCACGAACAGGCGGTCGACATCGATGGATCCGAAACTGTGGCTCGACAGCTGTCAGTCAGGGTGTCGACACAGTCGTGTTTATCGCACTCGGATTTGCGATCTTCCCTGCTCTCGGACTCGGTGGTGAACCAACGTGGGGATGGGCACTGCTCTCGATCATCGTCGGTCAGTATCTAGTCAAGTTGCTTGTTGCACTCCTTGACACCGTTCCGTTCTACGCGGTGACGGAAGTTGTTGAACAGAAAGCCTGA
- a CDS encoding BREX system ATP-binding domain-containing protein, with the protein MSEAFDITDETQDYDQFGLTGNPFPYSPVPAEDPEIYCGQEQATNTISSTVSTTLSTGKSKHLVVTGKYGNGKSHTLKYTRSLLRDQDDVVVGYVAQPGEGFVDIYHEFMYDLGFAEVQNIAYEYLASIAQDVTETNPVGASAMRSLIDDGDVLLSEIVPVAIKRLSDVTQFADFARAIVHMVYEDTNLYAWQWLTAEGIRYEQRKEMEIHTALDDDTMGVRAFTALKNLLLELGYTAVFVFIDEFESIARLSSKDEQATLNSIRHLMDQNSDGLCLLFGCAPEVWQDVMSEYHAFSERIGQEVALRPLTNEHLHELVEEYLNQERRREESGVQPFTEDGLDMILQRSQGNIRQVLSVCSRLLDAAAREQRSEITAEFVEESI; encoded by the coding sequence ATGAGCGAAGCCTTCGACATCACCGACGAGACGCAAGACTACGACCAGTTCGGACTCACAGGGAACCCGTTCCCGTATAGTCCCGTCCCTGCGGAAGATCCAGAAATTTACTGTGGCCAAGAGCAAGCGACGAACACGATCAGCTCGACAGTCTCAACGACCCTCTCAACGGGGAAGTCGAAACACCTCGTCGTCACTGGAAAGTACGGCAACGGCAAATCGCATACGCTCAAGTACACCCGGTCGCTCCTTCGGGATCAAGACGATGTCGTCGTTGGCTACGTTGCTCAGCCGGGAGAGGGGTTCGTCGATATCTACCACGAATTCATGTACGACCTCGGCTTCGCTGAGGTACAAAATATCGCGTACGAGTATCTCGCGTCGATCGCTCAGGACGTTACCGAGACGAACCCAGTTGGAGCGAGTGCAATGCGTTCGCTGATCGACGATGGAGATGTGCTTCTCTCCGAGATCGTTCCTGTAGCCATCAAGCGATTGAGTGACGTGACGCAGTTCGCAGACTTTGCTCGAGCGATCGTTCACATGGTGTACGAGGATACGAATCTGTACGCCTGGCAGTGGCTCACAGCTGAAGGGATTCGATACGAGCAGCGAAAAGAGATGGAGATCCATACTGCCCTTGACGACGATACAATGGGCGTGCGGGCGTTTACGGCGCTGAAGAACTTGCTGCTCGAGTTAGGGTATACGGCTGTGTTTGTCTTCATCGACGAATTCGAGAGTATCGCCCGACTTTCGTCCAAAGACGAGCAGGCGACGCTGAACAGCATTCGCCATCTGATGGATCAGAACAGCGATGGACTCTGTCTATTGTTTGGGTGTGCGCCAGAGGTGTGGCAGGATGTGATGAGTGAGTATCACGCGTTTAGCGAACGAATCGGTCAGGAAGTCGCACTTCGGCCGCTGACGAACGAGCATCTCCATGAGTTGGTCGAGGAGTATCTCAATCAAGAACGTAGACGGGAAGAATCCGGAGTCCAGCCGTTCACGGAGGACGGCTTGGACATGATTTTGCAGCGATCCCAAGGGAATATCCGTCAGGTTCTCTCCGTGTGTAGCCGACTTCTTGACGCAGCAGCACGAGAACAGCGGTCAGAGATCACCGCTGAGTTCGTCGAAGAATCGATCTGA